The segment TAACTACTTGAAAATGGGTTCAAATCATTGAGCATGGAAaccaaaagttaaaatattactagtttccattttttatttttttttgtgaaataaaatatgtgaaGTCGTGAGGATGATGGGACAATGGCAAAGAATTCTCAATAATTTTTGGTGGGCTTGATGTTGGACTCCaccttttcatttatattttttttttctgttcgGATGGGCTCCTCTCCCATCGACAATGCAACTTGCAATATTATCTtgacaaaaatagaaaatgggaaTATCCAGCCGCCCCCTCCCTGATGAGCCGACAGGTTTGGTATCAAGAAATAAATAGATGGTTCCACcactttatatttaaatttcatgtcttctatcatattttattttatttttatatttaattctcatattcttGCGTGTTCATTCAATAATCCAGATTCAATCATACATTTCAAAAGTTTAGAATATGTTTGATaaccgttttaaaaaataatattaagaaatagtttttaagaataatttttaaaaattattctctaatttttgcataataaaagtatatttgaaaatctaaaatgttttaatttatttttaaatataatttttatatttagtgttttatttttaattattttatatgtttatataattattttttaaaataattataaaaaagcaagtgaaaacaataaaaaaaataattaaaatatatatttcaaaaataacttattatttttttttaagaatagaaacaaaaaacaagtttttattatcaaatacatctttttttgttttgaaaaaaaaaattaaaaacagttttcaaatgGACTCTTGAGCTTTGAATttagtataatattttttaactttcaaaatttagggttttatttattggtataaacttaataataaatataaaatatttaaattttgagttCAATATCATATCacgaaaaataaaattaaatataaataaataagattaaaatacaCAATGAAATGAGAGCGTGatcaatattaaataaaataaaataaaataaaataaaacttgcTCACTTTTAATTGGTTATATTTTATTAGCAAAGCAAAACATGCCGATATTATGAATTCTAAGTAGATATCATTTGGGCATTCATTAGCCCCCAAAAGGTCATCTTCTTTCCATCATTTGAACTATGTGCATGCATTCTTCCAATAAGTGGGCCCTCcaaacttttaattaatttatttatttcttaaattttctaacaATCAACCAAAcggtcaaattttaaaattggtgGAGTATGGATTTGATggctcaaaattttccaaaatggaCTCCGTAGCCTCCAACAAATATAAGCATGATAATATATTAGGTGGGTGGGGCAGGGAAGTGGGAATGAGGAGTTCCGGGAAAGCTTCGATCTGGGGAGAAAAGaagtcaaaatcaaaatcaaaggcACCACCACTAGGACTAGGCACTAGTACATTACGAACGTGGGCACCAATCTTTCCCTATCTCCCCACTTGCAGACAACTCGCCAGTCGCCACTGATCATCCATGATGTCATTCAAATTCAATATAGTACCATTATTTACCAAGGGTTTTACTAAAATGCCCAAAAGGGTCTCCATAATTCacatctttctctcattttgtCTTATTGGTCTcatatttttatactatttcTCAAAGCTATTGGGTCATTGATgacattttttttgaaaatattcttaaaaaatagtttttgaaatccattatttgatattttatataacaaaagtttaatctatttttaaatatgttttataaataatttttatgttttatactttatttttaattattctaatataattatcttttaaaatatattttttttaaactaaaaaaatattatctgaatttttttttattaattttctttttcttttctcactattttttggaaccaaatatAGGTATTCTCTTTTGCACATGAGGCCACCAATCTTTTTGGGCTTTTTCTAGGTTCTACCTCTTTGAGTTTGGGTTAGAAGTGGGCTTGTGGCCATTAAAACATACAAGGAGAGGAGAGAAACTTTTGAAACTTATAAGCTTATTGTTAAGAGATTTAAGTGTAAGTCAACCTTTATTCGAACATTGAAATGGAACAAGTTCTTTTGATGTCCTAATTATGTAAGAACCAGATGAATGTTGCGGCTATAACTCTAGtgaaatgttttttagaaaGGATTAAGAGAAGAGGATAAATATATGAACACTTAAATTTCTGATCTGTCTTTCTCAGTCTCTTCTGGAAAGGCATCTTACTCCCAACTTCACTCACAAAAAGCAAAATTAGCATCATAACCCCTTGCTTTAAAGAGATTTAGCATGCAGTCAAACATAGCATAAAGCTCTTCAACAATCAATCAGATGTAATAAAACATTGCACAGAATGAATAAATGGGTTACCAAGCCCTTTGTTCAGCTACTCAAATCTGATGTTTGAGAGGTGGCACCTGTCATATAGCTCATAGCACCATTCTGCTAACCTTTCCTGAAAATGGTTACGGCCAGTAGCTTGTACAAAGTTCAGTTGAGGCCATGAACAATGGTCACTCTAAGAACACACCCATCACTGGGCTGAAAGAAGTAAATTGTTCATAGTTGAACACAATCAAGAAGCATGAGCCAGAAACAATATAACACATATATAGATacacaattttttatgaaaaattaaagtgCTATGAAAATGCAATGTAATGATTTGATATACTCTGTGCAAGGACAAAGAACTATGGTCACTATGTAATAATTTCAAGTtcaatcaaactaaaaatgagaTGTGTCATGAGCATGATGTGGGAGTAATGGTAACAAGGGAGTTGAAAAGTTTACAAGAATGAGTAGAAAATTCAGCACATTCCTTTCTTTGAAGCTAAAATTCTACAAAACAGGAGAAACAGAATTAGACATGAGTATGATTAGCTAAACTCTAGTAAATTGCAATACATGGAGAGCAGACATATAGATTATTTGGATCAATGCATCATTCTTCTTTTCTCTAGTTGTTTCTCCCTCGTTACCAACTTTTTTCAATCATCAAACCATGTGTACTGAAAATGACAATCATGGTTCAGCATTCTGGCAGCTGTTTAAATTCAAAGTTACCAGCAATATGACTTTATTGTTCTCAATTTTCTCTTTGACAGACCCCTGAGAATAATTTGAGCCCACTACAAATAGCTTTCCGCCTCAGATATTATCCTCTATACAAGTACTTTGAGAGAGGGAACTTTAGGCTCCTTGCTACCTGTCAATATTCAAACACGGCAAATTGATGAACAAGAtagtaaaaataatgaatagaGCTTGATTTTGTTATAGCTGAAAGAAATAATGGAAATGTTCaagaaaacatatttcataGCTGACCTTCAGAGTCAGATCTTCAGAAATGGTAGCTCGGTATCGGGTTGAGCCTTCTAATGGGCAGCTCCCTCCTTTGCTAATAAAATTAGCATTACAGAGACTGGATAGCTGCAAAAGAACATCAGACATTAGACCACTATCCCCATTACCAGCTCCCAAGCCTTCATTTATTTGTTGGTCTTCACCCAGTGAACTTTCTACCACAGATGTGAGACACTGAAATATGGCCAATAATCTCTCCAATGGGAAAGTTCCAGGTCCCTTCATAAGCAATTCCTGCTCTGCTGTTTCTTTCTGCTCCATTGATTTTTCAGAACTCCTGAGAAGGAAGAGATCAATCGCAAGATGAGATTTATATTTCAAGGTGTGGTACCAATAACATGTAAcattcaaataattaataattagattTTCAATGGGACAACTGATGGAAAGAGCAAGAATTCCTGGAAGAAACTTGCAAATTAAACCCTATGATAATAAATCTTTGCAAGAAAATGATTCTATTGGAACAATCAGGACATTAgctaataaatttatatatagcAATGTTGATGAATACAACTACAGTACTTAAATAGCTCTACAACCTGAATTGTATCGCTCTAGACTACATTATATAACacattaaatatcacaattgTTAATATGCTTACTTCCTCTTTCGTTTCCGATTATCAGAACCCCCAGTGGAATCAAATAGTGATGCATCGAGGGTAGCCGGGTTTCTTGAAGCAAGGAATGCCgaaataataagatattttgCAGAAGTAGACATATGGAAATCGATCTCATCAAAAGCTTCACGACCTCCCAATTTGTTTGCATTGCTTTTCCGCCTCGCTTTCTCCTGCTTGGCTTCAACTTCAGGGGAAGGCTGAGATTGaactttaaatatttcattcagAGCAGGAGCAAGATGTGGTTGAAGGTGGCTAAACAGCTTTCTCTTCGTGTCTTCATTGGGAACAAGTCCAGGATCACTCAAGGGTTCacagtattttttaaataatggtgAAAAGGCAGTAGATAACTCATCAACCCGTCTAGTAATTCTAGAGAAAGTCCTTAATACAACACTGTTTGACAAGAAACAGCAACAATTTCATTGATTAAATCACATGAAGTAAAAGATCAAGTTGgcaaattagagaaaaaaacagGCAATTCTTACTCAAGAAAAGAGGAATAGAGCTTTGGGTTTGCTTGGTTCCTCATGAAGATTTGGCGAAGACCATCCTCTGTATAATCAGGAAAAAGAATCGGGATAGGTTCAACATAACCTCTATCTGAGTAATATGCATCAGGTGACACCTTACTGATAAAGATCAGACCCACCTCAGGCATATTTAGAATATCATAAAGCTCAAAGAGAAATGGCAATATACTAGAACTTTTATCCCATTCTCGAACAAGCTCCAAATTGTCAAATATCAAGTAAATCATCCTTCCATTAGCCTGTCCCGCCAGCTTCCTTGAGCTTGATTTCCCTGAGTTCCCCTTGAGAGTATTCAAAACATTAGTTAAGGCTTCCCGAAGGAAAACAACAAAATCAGATGGCCTTTCACAGCGCTTTGCGCTCGCATAACCACTGTCTGCATTCTTTCTATGAAGCAACAGCTGGTTCATGATGGATTCAAACAATATCCGGGGACTGTAACATGTAAGACAGCTTGAGTAAACAAATGGACGGTTGAGATGTCTGAATATCTGAAGAATTATGCTGGTTTTTCCTGTAGAGGTACCTCCATAAAGAAGGAGAGGAAGCATAGGAGAGTTCAAAGGACCCAACAGACGCATGAGCTCGAGAATTTGAATCCTTCTGCCAGGGAAACTAGATAGTAGTTCATCCAATTTTATGGGTTCCCCTCCAAATACAAGGTCATTGATTGTAAGAGGGTGGGGTTcacttgtttttgttgtttcctCGCCATTCTTTAGAATGGGGGTGGAAGAGGAGGATCGGGTTGTTCTTCTGGTAATTTGTGGGCTTTCCTCTTTGCCCATGTCTTCACAGGCGCAGAAGCTAACTTTCTTCAGATCACTCAAAAAAACCCTCTTTGCCCTATGAGTTTACAGATAGAGAAGATACGTCTCTTCTGATCAATCAACGAAACCCCATTTCAGACAAGTAAAAACAACACAGAAAGCCCCGAAATCaaaacatttctaataaaaaaaaaagtggggcAAGCACAGAAAACTCGATACCCCAAACTGGATGGCGCTACCAATGAAGCCCCCGCCGGACTTGGCAGTTTATGTTGAGGGTTTGGACGGCCCCAGAGGCAAAGGTGTGCGGCACCTGTGTTGACGGCGAGAGGACGTGATGGGCGGACGGCGGCAACGAGCGGTATAACTCACCTTCAgaaattcctccaaaaatccCTTGAAGAAAACAGCGGATCTATTTTCCTCTGCTTCGCTTTTCCCGCCAAAAAGTTTATATCCAATGCGGTGAAGTGCAGGCGATTACTTCCAAATTCAGTctaaattgttttctaaaaatacattttaatttatCCTGTTTAATGTTGTTAATCAAAAACCTCTTTATTAAACTTAAGAAGAGTCTATGTAACCGTATGATGTGAAAAAAGCGACCCaataccaataaaaaaaaactgaaatccCTTGTAAAATTTTATGGATCAAACTCGAGAacttataatattaaagtgCATTTTTTCGATACTCACTATCTAAATACATTGCGGATGAAATTATgtattatgtatatttttagattttattatttatatcctaatctcatttatttattcttatatactttgatactatttgtttttatttttatttaatggtCTATGTCttgtaacaaaaatattttgtttgatatgTAAATATTGtgatcaaataaattattttacatgttatgataatgataaaataagaaataaaaaaaaaacccctcatttgtgtattttttgagGTTATGTACATTCCACGGGATATTTTAAGAGTATAATGaaaaacttaatatatatatatatatatataacctcaaatatgataaaatagatataatcttttagttgttccatAAACTTGTTAATGGATTAATTGTTATATAAACATGGTAATTGCGTGATCGTCCACAAATTGTcataaaaacttataatattgataatttatttttttttcttattttaaattttatttatttatttctattttatgtttttcttcctATATTGGCAAATGCCCGAGTCAAACTTATGTTTCACATCGGTTTTGCAATGAATAGGGTACATTCAAGTTGTCACAAATGCATGTTGGAGGATAATGGGAGTATGTTTGAGTATTGTTGAGTGACTTTCCCTTccttttatggattttttaggcatagattttgaaaatatttggtatatcaacttaatgacttaaaatcacttaataattttattttagttattagatagattaaatatatttgataaaataatttaatatcacagTTTTAAGTAAAAAGTGACTttaaatataaagttaaaatagttaaattattcataattttttaaaatcatattcaCCTGCATATAACACGAGAATATATTTAGCAAATATGACATAATATTCATAActcattttataataaatattttaaaattatcttataaacttataatactttaaatatgaatgtttaataaataaatttataacttaaaatcaataaaaaaatttaaatatattaatttaataacttaaaacaatttttaaaaataaaatttaaattaataatttaaaattaaatttaataattaaataataaatattaaattttaccgcACACCAATGTTGATCCGCAGACTAAAAACAAATTCATCACAAAGCCCAAAACTTGACTCATTAGTCTTTCTTGTTTCTTCCTTAACCTTCTTTTTGCCCTTGTAATTAAAATCTTTGGATCCATCTAGAGAGTCTAGAGATGATAGCTAGGTTTTTACACTTGGGAACTCAACAATTTGACTTTCCGCAGTTGTGATGAGCGCACGATTTCaaagttaaatttgatttaatttataatcaTACATCTAACCAAAAAATTACGTTAACTTCCTAAGCCAAACCAATTCTCTAATATTAGAGCTACCCAAAATCCACCACGTTGTGCCTCCCTGGACTCGGCCTTTCCCACACCAAGAATCTGACTTTCCGCCGTTTTCAGGCGACAAAAACAGCTGCCaccttgaaaattattaaaagtgaCTCAAATCGTGAAAAGATTCGAGTTGATACGCAACCCATTCCTCGATAGTTCCTCCATCAGTCCATCCACATGCGCTGATTCTCGTACACATCAGATCCAATCTTTCCAATTAAATAACCGATCAGATAAAACCAAGACAACTCATCACCGATTCTGTATATTCCTCCTGTGTCCGccca is part of the Vitis riparia cultivar Riparia Gloire de Montpellier isolate 1030 chromosome 17, EGFV_Vit.rip_1.0, whole genome shotgun sequence genome and harbors:
- the LOC117904547 gene encoding origin of replication complex subunit 5 yields the protein MGKEESPQITRRTTRSSSSTPILKNGEETTKTSEPHPLTINDLVFGGEPIKLDELLSSFPGRRIQILELMRLLGPLNSPMLPLLLYGGTSTGKTSIILQIFRHLNRPFVYSSCLTCYSPRILFESIMNQLLLHRKNADSGYASAKRCERPSDFVVFLREALTNVLNTLKGNSGKSSSRKLAGQANGRMIYLIFDNLELVREWDKSSSILPFLFELYDILNMPEVGLIFISKVSPDAYYSDRGYVEPIPILFPDYTEDGLRQIFMRNQANPKLYSSFLDVVLRTFSRITRRVDELSTAFSPLFKKYCEPLSDPGLVPNEDTKRKLFSHLQPHLAPALNEIFKVQSQPSPEVEAKQEKARRKSNANKLGGREAFDEIDFHMSTSAKYLIISAFLASRNPATLDASLFDSTGGSDNRKRKRKSSEKSMEQKETAEQELLMKGPGTFPLERLLAIFQCLTSVVESSLGEDQQINEGLGAGNGDSGLMSDVLLQLSSLCNANFISKGGSCPLEGSTRYRATISEDLTLKVARSLKFPLSKYLYRG